From the Devosia sp. FJ2-5-3 genome, the window CAAGGGCCTCTCCTACCGCATTCGCAAGAATCGCAAGGCGCACTACACGCTGCTCAATCTCGACGCTCCGGCGACTGCCGTTGCCGAGATGGAACGCCAGATGCGCATCAATGAAGACATTCTGCGCTTCATGACCGTTCGCGTCGACGAGCTTGAAGAAGGCCCATCGGCCATGATGCAAAAGCGCGATCGCGATGACCGCGATGGTGGTGGCCGTGGTGATCGTGGTGGCCCGTCGGGCGACCGTCGTCCCCGCCGCTTCTAAGATAAGGAACGAAAAGCCATGGCTATCAAAGACCTTACCACTTCCCAGGCCCGCCGCCCGTTCCAGCGCCGTCGCAAGACCTGCCCGTTCTCGGGTGAAGGCGCGCCAAAGATCGACTACAAGGACGTGCGCCTGCTGTCGCGCTACGTCTCCGAGCGCGGCAAGATCGTGCCGAGCCGCATCACTGCCGTTTCTGCAAAGAAGCAGCGTGAACTGGCTCGTGCCATCAAGCGCGCCCGCTTCATCGGCGTGATGCCCTACGCCGTAAAGTAAGCTCCGCAATAGCGAAGCATCGTTGGGGTCGCGAAATCGTTCGCGGCTCCTAACCGTTCCCAGAGGACGGGACAGCCCAAAGGAAAAAGACATGAAAGTCATTCTGCTCGAGCGCATCGGCCGCACCGGTACCATCGGCGACGAAGTCACCGTCAAGGACGGCTTTGCCCGTAACTATCTGCTGCCACAGGGCAAGGCCCTGCGCGCCACCGAAGCCAACCGCAAGCGGTTCGAATCGGAACGCGCTCATATCGAACAGCGCAACGAAGAGCGTCGCAACACCGCTGCCGGCATTGCGGAAGGCCTCAATGGCCGCACCGTCATGATCATCCGCCAGGCAGGTGAAACCGGCCAGCTCTATGGTTCGGTCGCAGCCCGCGACATCGTGGAAGCCCTCGCAGCTGACGGCTACACCGTGCAGCGCAACCAGGTCGACCTTGCCGACCCGATCAAGACGGTCGGCGTGCACGCTATTGCCCTGTCCCTGCACCCGGAAGTCGCAGTCTCGATCACCGTCAACGTCGCTCGATCGGCCGACGAAGCCAGTCGCCAGGCTGCCGGTGAAGACGTGAGCGTGCACACGTTCGAAGCCGACGAAGACGGCGATTTCGCCGCCGGCCAGAAGGACGCTGCTGCCGAAGACCGCTTCGAAGAGTAGTCTTCGTTTCTGTCCTGAGATTGAAAAGGCCGGACATTTGTCCGGCCTTTTTTTTCGGCGCCATCCCGAGCGAAGACAAATAGCGGACGGCGCTCCCCTGGGATGACCCGAGGGCGACTCAGCCATTGGCACGCCATGTTTGGGGTGCAAGAGTGGGCATGATTAATCCCCGTTGATCACAGAGTTAACGCGCAACAAGCAAGCTATTAACCCCTCGTAGGCTAGGGCGTGAGACTCTGGCCGCCATGGCGTGGTTAGAAAGGTTAACAGAGCTCCCGAGGACCCCGATGGCTGAGATCGCACGGCTCCACCCTGCCGAAGACAAATCCTTCCGCGTCGCTCCCCACAATGTGGAGGCAGAACAGGCTCTGCTGGGCGCCATACTGATCAACAATGAAGCGTTTTACCGCGTAGCGGACTTTCTCGAGCCCGAGCACTTCTACGAGCCGGTGCACCGGAACATCTACGAGATCACGGGCAAGATCATCCGCGCCGGCAAATCCGCCGACCCTACCACCATCAAGACGCATTTGCCGGACCAGCTGCTGCCGGAAATGACGATGGCGCAATATCTGGCGCGTCTGGCCGCCGAGGCCACGACCGTCATCAACGCCGCCGACTATGGTCAGGCGATCTACGACCTGGCCATCCGGCGGAACCTGATCCTCGTAGGCGAAGAGATGGTGACGGTCGCCTATGATTCGGACGTCGAAATGACGCCGAACAAGCAGATCGAAAAGGTCGAGGGCGAACTCTTCCAACTCGCCGAGAAGGGCCGTTATGACGGCGGCTTCCTCAGCTTCGGCACGGCGCTCAACGCTTCGATCAAGATGGCAGGGGAAGCCTTCCAGCGCGATGGCGGCCTCTCAGGCGTGGCGACGGCGCTGCACGACCTCGACCGCCAGATGGGCGGGCTGCAGCGCTCGGACTTGATCGTGCTCGCCGGCCGCCCGGCCATGGGCAAGACCTCACTCGTGACCAATATCGCCTACAACGTTGCCAGCGCCTGGAAGGGCGAGGTAACGCCGGACGGACACAACAAGACCGTCGATGGCGGGATCGTGGGCTTTTTCAGCCTTGAAATGAGCTCCGAGCAGCTGGCGACACGTATTCTGGCGGAACAGGCCGAGGTTTCGTCTTCCGATATCCGCCGCGGCCGCATCCACGACAGCCAATTTGCCAAGCTGGTCGACGTCTCCAACATGATGAGCAAGGTCCCGCTGTATATCGATGACACCGGCGGCCTGAGCGTCGCCCAGCTGGCGGCTCGAGCGCGGCGCCTCAAGCGCCAGAAGGGGCTCGATCTGCTCATCGTGGACTATTTGCAACTGCTTTCGGGCTCGTCGAAAGCCTCGAGCCAGAACCGCGTGCAGGAACTGACCGAAATCACCACGACGCTCAAGGCGCTGGCCAAGGAACTGGAAGTGCCGGTGATTGCGCTCTCCCAGCTCTCCCGCCAGGTCGAGCAGCGCGACGACAAGCATCCGCAACTGGCGGATTTGCGCGAATCGGGTTCTATCGAGCAGGACGCCGACGTGGTGATGTTCGTGTATCGCGAGGAATACTACCTCAAGAACAAGGAGCCCAAAGAGGGCACGCCAGAACACATCACCTGGCAAGGGGAAATGGAACAGGTGCACGGCAAGGCCGAGGTCATCATCGCCAAGCAGCGCCACGGCCCCACGGGTACGGTGCAATTGAGCTTCGAGGCGCAGTATACCCGCTTCGGCAATCTGGCCAGGGCAGACTATCTGCCAGAACGCATGGAATAAGAATGAAGCTGACCTCTGGGCTTGGTGGCCAGTTGACCGTAGATCTGGGTGCGCTGGCCAAGAATTGGCGCGCCCTCGACAAGGTGAGTGCAGGGGCGCTCACAGCCAGCGTGGTCAAGGCCGACGCCTATGGCACAGGCATCGAAATGGCCAGCAAGGCACTTTACGCGGCCGGCGCACGGTTCTTCTTCGTGGCGACGCCCGACGAGGGAATTGCCGTGCGCACGACCCTGCCCGATGCCCATATCTTCGTGCTCGGCGGGCTCTATCCAGGCGCGGCCAATCTCTATATCCGCCAGAGCCTGATGCCTGTGATCGGCTCGATGGACATGCTGGAAGAATGGCTGGCCAAATGCGTGGAACGCAACGAGGCCTATCCTAGCGCCTTTCACTTCGACACCGGCATGAACCGGCTGGGATTCCGTCTCAACGAGGCCGTACTGGTTCGCGAACGCATCGAGCGCCTGGGTTATGCGCCGCAGATGGTCATGAGCCATCTGGCGTGTTCTGACATTCCGAACCACGAGAAAAACCGCACGCAGCTTGCCCTGTTCGGCTCGGTGCTCAACCAGTTCCCCGGCATACCCGCTTCGCTGGCCAATTCCGCCGGCATGATGACGGGCCGCGACTATCACTTCCAGATGGTCCGACCCGGGATTGCCCTCTATGGCGGGCGAGCCGTCAACGGGCGCAAGAATCCCATGGCCAATGTGGTGACGCTGCATGTGCCGGTCCTGCAGGTGAAAGAAGCGCGGACCGGAGAGTCGGTGGGCTATGGCGCAAGCTATTCGCTGTCGCGCGACAGCCGTCTGGCGATCCTCGGACATGGCTATGCCGACGGGTTCTTCCGCTCGCTGTCCGCGACCAACCAGCGGCCCGGTGGAAAGGTGTTCTTACGCGGCAAGCTCTGTCCCATCGTCGGCAAGATCTCTATGGATCTTTCGATCGTCGACATTACCGAACTCGGGCCGAACCTGCCAAAGCCGGGTGAAGGTGCCGAGGTCATCGGCCCCAATATCAGTGTCGACGACCAGGCCGATGCAGCTGGCACGATCGGCTATGAACTGCTCACGGCGCTCAAGGGGCGATATACGCGGAACTATGTCGGAGACGGGTATCTGCCGGAGTAATCGCTCTGGCCGCGCCAGTTCTCTATTTGTTCTTGCACCACCTCCCCTGCCCTGCTAGCGTTCCTCAATGAGTGGTTCGGGGCATCGGCGCTATGTCATCCTGTTGCGGGCGATCGGGCCGGTGACGCATCGGCTGATGTCGATGGCGGGGTGGTGCGACGCTGCCGAGAAGGCGGAATTTCAAGGCGCGGCAACGTTCGGGAACACGGGCAACATGCTCGCCGATTTTCAGGGATCGGAAGGCGCGGCAGCCGAAGCGATGATCAAAGTGCTGCGTGGTTTTGGGCTGGGCGAAAATGTCGTTCCCATCGTGCGGCCGATATCGGTCCTGACGATGCTCGCCGAGGCACTCGACGCGGACGTTGCCGACCCCAGTCAGGCGGCGGTGTATTTTTTTGCGACCGCCCAGCCAGATTTTTCCTGGCTGAAGGACCATGATGGGCCCGAGCGCATCCGGATAGTAAACGAACACCTCGTTGTCGATTTCACCCGGGACGCCAACAAGTCGGGCCGGTTGATCCGGCAGATAGAAAAGAACTGCGGCGTCTCCACGGCGCGAAACTGGAATACAGTGCGCGGGCTGGCCAAGCTGGCCGCGGCGCAAGGGAAAATGAACTAAGTGGCCAAGATCCGCACAAACTTCGTCTGCCAGTCCTGCGGTGCGGTTTCGACCCGATGGCAGGGACGCTGCGATGCCTGCGGCGAGTGGAACACCATTGTCGAGGAGATAGCCGATTCGGGCGTCGGAGCTGGACCCAAAGCTGCGAAATCGAATGGCCGGCCGGCCAATCTGGTGCCGCTGGCGGGCGAGACGGAAAGCGCGGCCCGCGTCGTTACCGGCATGGTCGAACTGGATCGGGTGACCGGTGGCGGTTTTGTCAAAGGGTCAGCACTGCTGGTCGGCGGGGATCCGGGGATCGGCAAGTCCACGCTTCTCCTGCAGTCGGCCGCAGCCCTTGCAGGTCAAGGCAAGCGGGTCATCTATGTATCGGGCGAAGAAGCGGTGGCGCAGGTGCGCCTAAGAGCGCAGCGGCTGGGCCTGGGCGATGCCGATGTGCTGCTGGCGGCCGAAACCAATGTGGAAATCATTCTCGCCACCCTCGAAAATGGTCCGCCGCCTGACCTCGTGATCATCGATTCCATCCAGACATTATGGACGGATCGCGTGGACAGCGCGCCGGGCACGGTGACCCAGGTCCGCACCTCGGCCCAGGCGCTGACGCGGTTCGCAAAAAAGAGCGGCGCAGCGGTGGTCCTGGTAGGACACGTGACCAAGGACGGGCAGATCGCCGGACCGCGCGTGGTCGAGCACATGGTCGACGCCGTACTTTACTTCGAGGGTGACAGCAGCCACACGTTTCGCATTCTGCGGGGGGTAAAGAACCGGTATGGCGCGACCGACGAGATAGGCGTTTTCGCCATGACCGAGCGGGGCCTGGAGCAGGTCGCCAATCCATCTGCCCTGTTCCTCGACCAACGCGACCGGGACGCGGCCGGTTCGGCGGTGTTTGCGGGTGTCGAAGGCACGCGCCCGATCCTTATCGAGATCCAGGCGCTGGTGGCCCCCTCCCCGCTCGGCAATCCGCGCCGGGCTGTGGTGGGCTGGGATTCATCAAGGCTCTCGATGGTGCTGGCGGTGCTCGAGACCCGCTGCGGCGTGCGGATCGGGGCCAATGATATCTATCTCAATGTCGCCGGCGGGCTGAAGATCAACGAGCCAGCAGCCGATCTGGCGGTGGCGGCGGCACTCATCTCGTCGCTCACCGGGGCGGCCCTTCCGCCAGAGGCAGTGTTTTTCGGCGAGATTTCGCTGGCAGGCGGCATCAGGCCGGTGTCGCACAGCGCGCTGCGGTTGCGGGAAGCCCAGAAGCTGGGGTTCAAATCGGTCACGACGGGGCGGGTTGGCGGGGCCGACAAGAGCCCAGGCCTGGAGATAACCGAATATTCCCAGCTCGCCGACATGGTCAGCCGCATCGCGGCCAATGGCAAGATGCCGGTGGCTGAGGAAGACAGCTGGTAAACAATTGGTTTATGGGAAGAACGGCGTCGTTGGCTTCGCTTACCCTTGGCAGCCGGATTTAAAGCGGCTAAAGGTCGCCCATAGGGCGGACCGAGCCTGCAAATTCGGGCCGCACGCAGCGGTTCTTGCATCCGGTGCGTTGCCGATCCTGAAAACGGAACTGGGCGAGAACATATGCTGACTGCGTTCGACGTTGGTGTTGGTGTGCTGGTGCTGATCTCGGCAATCCTGGCCACAGCGCGCGGATTGACCCGAGAAGTGCTGTCGCTGGCCACCTGGGCCGGTTCAGCCGCTATCGCGGTCTACATGTATCTCTACCACCCCGACATCGCCCAGCAGTATATCGCCGAGGAGATCGTGGCTAATATCGCCACTGTGGTGGTCAGCTTCATTGTGGCGCTGATCGTGCTGCACCTGCTCACCATGCGCATTGCCGATTTCGTGGTCGACAGCCGGATAGGGCCGATCGACCGCACTCTGGGCTTTGTCTTCGGCGTCTTGCGCGGTGTGCTGATCGCCATCGTCATCACCATTTTCGGTGTCTGGCTACTCGGCACCAATCTGCCGGAATGGGCGCGCAATTCGCAGTCGCTGCCCTATCTCCAGAACATGGGCGACACGCTTATTTCCATGCTGCCCGAGGGACTGGAGCAGCAGGTCACCGATATTATCAAGGGAGGCGGTGCCGATCTGACCGCCGATCCGCAGCCGGTCGAGGGCGGCCCCGCTGATGCCACGCTTGACGGCACAGTGGACCCGACTGAAGCGCCGCTTGAAGGAGCTGCGACCAACTAGTTTTCTGCGGGCTCTGCCCGCAGCAAGGCTGCTGCCTGAAAGTGTCATTGGTGGCAGAGCAGGAAATGCGATATTGGCGGGCAGAGTGATCGACCGGCAGGGCGATCCGCTTCCTATTCGAAGCCAGTATTCGCGCCAAGTGCATGGAGAGCACGGTGAACCACCCGAGCGACGATGATTTCGATCTCAACGGCGACACGCTGCATGAAGAATGCGGCGTGTTTGGCATTTTGGGGCACCCCGATGCCTCGGCACTGACGGCGCTGGGTCTGCATGCCTTGCAGCACCGCGGCCAGGAAGCGGCCGGTATCGTCTCGTTCGATGGCCGCCAGTTCCACCAGGAAAAGCGTATGGGGCTGGTTGGGGATCACTATACCGACCCGGTCCTGTTGGCCAAGCTGGCCGGTTCAATGGCCATCGGTCACACCCGCTATTCGACCACGGGCGAAGTGGCACTGCGCAATGTCCAGCCGCTCTTTGCCGAACTGGAAGATGGCGGCATTGCCATTGCCCACAACGGCAATTTCACGAACGGGCTGACGCTGCGCAAGCAGATCATCGCCACCGGGGCGATCTGCCAGTCCACTTCCGATACGGAAGTGGTGCTGCATCTGATCGCACGGTCGCGCCATGCGTCGACCACCGACCGCTTCATCGATGCCATCCGGCAGATGGAAGGCGGCTATGCCATGTTGGCGATGACCCGCACCAAACTGATCGCCGCGCGAGACCCCGTGGGCATTCGCCCGCTGGTCATGGGCGATCTCGACGGCAAGCCGATCTTCTGCTCGGAGACATGCGCGCTCGACATCATCGGCGCCAAATATGTACGCGATGTCGAAAATGGCGAAGTGATCATCTGCGAGATTCAGCCGGATGGCTCCATCTCCATCGACGCCCGCAAGCCGGCGCGACAAGTGCCCGAGCGCCCGTGCCTGTTCGAATACGTCTATTTCGCCCGCCCAGACAGCATGGTCTCGGGTCGCAGTGTCTACACAGCGCGCAAGAACATGGGCATCAATCTCGCCAAGGAAGCGCCGGTCGAGGCCGATGTCGTGGTTCCCGTGCCCGATGGCGGAACGCCGGCGGCAATTGGTTATGCCCAACAGAGCGGTATCCCTTTTGAACTCGGGATCATCCGGAACCACTATGTGGGCCGGACCTTTATCGAGCCGACCCAGCAAATCCGCGCCTTTGGCGTCAAGCTCAAACACTCGGCCAACCGCGCCGAAATCGAAGGCAAGCGCGTCGTCTTGATCGATGATTCCATCGTGCGCGGGACGACTTCGGTGAAGATCATCCAGATGATGCGCGATGCCGGGGCCACAGAGGTGCATATCCGCGTGGCCAGCCCGATGATCTTCCATTCGGATTATTATGGCATCGACACGCCTGATCCGGACAAGCTGCTGGCAAACCAGTATGCCGACCTCGATGCGATGTGCCGGTTCATCGGGGCGGACTCACTGCAGTTCCTCTCCATCGATGGTCTTTATCAGGCCGTGGGCGGCGAGACTCGCAATCCACGCGCGCCGCAATTTACCGACCACTATTTCACTGGCGACTATCCGACGCAGTTGACTGATCTGGGAGGCCGGACAATGAACGACCCCAAGCAGATCTCTCTTCTCAAGGAAGCCGGTTAATGACTGACAGCAAAGAACTTTCCGGCAAGGTCGTTCTGGTCACCGGAGCATCGCGCGGCATTGGCTACCAAGCCGCGCTGGAAGCAGCCCGACGCGGCGCGCACGTG encodes:
- the purF gene encoding amidophosphoribosyltransferase → MESTVNHPSDDDFDLNGDTLHEECGVFGILGHPDASALTALGLHALQHRGQEAAGIVSFDGRQFHQEKRMGLVGDHYTDPVLLAKLAGSMAIGHTRYSTTGEVALRNVQPLFAELEDGGIAIAHNGNFTNGLTLRKQIIATGAICQSTSDTEVVLHLIARSRHASTTDRFIDAIRQMEGGYAMLAMTRTKLIAARDPVGIRPLVMGDLDGKPIFCSETCALDIIGAKYVRDVENGEVIICEIQPDGSISIDARKPARQVPERPCLFEYVYFARPDSMVSGRSVYTARKNMGINLAKEAPVEADVVVPVPDGGTPAAIGYAQQSGIPFELGIIRNHYVGRTFIEPTQQIRAFGVKLKHSANRAEIEGKRVVLIDDSIVRGTTSVKIIQMMRDAGATEVHIRVASPMIFHSDYYGIDTPDPDKLLANQYADLDAMCRFIGADSLQFLSIDGLYQAVGGETRNPRAPQFTDHYFTGDYPTQLTDLGGRTMNDPKQISLLKEAG
- a CDS encoding DUF1697 domain-containing protein, which codes for MSGSGHRRYVILLRAIGPVTHRLMSMAGWCDAAEKAEFQGAATFGNTGNMLADFQGSEGAAAEAMIKVLRGFGLGENVVPIVRPISVLTMLAEALDADVADPSQAAVYFFATAQPDFSWLKDHDGPERIRIVNEHLVVDFTRDANKSGRLIRQIEKNCGVSTARNWNTVRGLAKLAAAQGKMN
- the radA gene encoding DNA repair protein RadA codes for the protein MAKIRTNFVCQSCGAVSTRWQGRCDACGEWNTIVEEIADSGVGAGPKAAKSNGRPANLVPLAGETESAARVVTGMVELDRVTGGGFVKGSALLVGGDPGIGKSTLLLQSAAALAGQGKRVIYVSGEEAVAQVRLRAQRLGLGDADVLLAAETNVEIILATLENGPPPDLVIIDSIQTLWTDRVDSAPGTVTQVRTSAQALTRFAKKSGAAVVLVGHVTKDGQIAGPRVVEHMVDAVLYFEGDSSHTFRILRGVKNRYGATDEIGVFAMTERGLEQVANPSALFLDQRDRDAAGSAVFAGVEGTRPILIEIQALVAPSPLGNPRRAVVGWDSSRLSMVLAVLETRCGVRIGANDIYLNVAGGLKINEPAADLAVAAALISSLTGAALPPEAVFFGEISLAGGIRPVSHSALRLREAQKLGFKSVTTGRVGGADKSPGLEITEYSQLADMVSRIAANGKMPVAEEDSW
- a CDS encoding replicative DNA helicase; the encoded protein is MAEIARLHPAEDKSFRVAPHNVEAEQALLGAILINNEAFYRVADFLEPEHFYEPVHRNIYEITGKIIRAGKSADPTTIKTHLPDQLLPEMTMAQYLARLAAEATTVINAADYGQAIYDLAIRRNLILVGEEMVTVAYDSDVEMTPNKQIEKVEGELFQLAEKGRYDGGFLSFGTALNASIKMAGEAFQRDGGLSGVATALHDLDRQMGGLQRSDLIVLAGRPAMGKTSLVTNIAYNVASAWKGEVTPDGHNKTVDGGIVGFFSLEMSSEQLATRILAEQAEVSSSDIRRGRIHDSQFAKLVDVSNMMSKVPLYIDDTGGLSVAQLAARARRLKRQKGLDLLIVDYLQLLSGSSKASSQNRVQELTEITTTLKALAKELEVPVIALSQLSRQVEQRDDKHPQLADLRESGSIEQDADVVMFVYREEYYLKNKEPKEGTPEHITWQGEMEQVHGKAEVIIAKQRHGPTGTVQLSFEAQYTRFGNLARADYLPERME
- the rpsR gene encoding 30S ribosomal protein S18, whose protein sequence is MKDLTTSQARRPFQRRRKTCPFSGEGAPKIDYKDVRLLSRYVSERGKIVPSRITAVSAKKQRELARAIKRARFIGVMPYAVK
- the alr gene encoding alanine racemase, coding for MKLTSGLGGQLTVDLGALAKNWRALDKVSAGALTASVVKADAYGTGIEMASKALYAAGARFFFVATPDEGIAVRTTLPDAHIFVLGGLYPGAANLYIRQSLMPVIGSMDMLEEWLAKCVERNEAYPSAFHFDTGMNRLGFRLNEAVLVRERIERLGYAPQMVMSHLACSDIPNHEKNRTQLALFGSVLNQFPGIPASLANSAGMMTGRDYHFQMVRPGIALYGGRAVNGRKNPMANVVTLHVPVLQVKEARTGESVGYGASYSLSRDSRLAILGHGYADGFFRSLSATNQRPGGKVFLRGKLCPIVGKISMDLSIVDITELGPNLPKPGEGAEVIGPNISVDDQADAAGTIGYELLTALKGRYTRNYVGDGYLPE
- the rplI gene encoding 50S ribosomal protein L9, encoding MKVILLERIGRTGTIGDEVTVKDGFARNYLLPQGKALRATEANRKRFESERAHIEQRNEERRNTAAGIAEGLNGRTVMIIRQAGETGQLYGSVAARDIVEALAADGYTVQRNQVDLADPIKTVGVHAIALSLHPEVAVSITVNVARSADEASRQAAGEDVSVHTFEADEDGDFAAGQKDAAAEDRFEE
- a CDS encoding CvpA family protein, with the translated sequence MLTAFDVGVGVLVLISAILATARGLTREVLSLATWAGSAAIAVYMYLYHPDIAQQYIAEEIVANIATVVVSFIVALIVLHLLTMRIADFVVDSRIGPIDRTLGFVFGVLRGVLIAIVITIFGVWLLGTNLPEWARNSQSLPYLQNMGDTLISMLPEGLEQQVTDIIKGGGADLTADPQPVEGGPADATLDGTVDPTEAPLEGAATN
- the rpsF gene encoding 30S ribosomal protein S6 codes for the protein MALYEHIFLARQDVSQQQVEELTTALTEILAQGGGKVTKNEYWGLKGLSYRIRKNRKAHYTLLNLDAPATAVAEMERQMRINEDILRFMTVRVDELEEGPSAMMQKRDRDDRDGGGRGDRGGPSGDRRPRRF